The proteins below are encoded in one region of Ferruginibacter lapsinanis:
- a CDS encoding MBL fold metallo-hydrolase: MFIKQLYTGCISEAAYYIESDGEAAIIDPLRDTEQYIELAKERNATIKYIFETHFHADFVSGHLDLHQKTGAPIIYGPNTVTKFSVHIATDGETFTLGKISLEVLHTPGHTIESCCYLLRDENKKAHAIFTGDTLFVGDVGRPDLSSGDLSKEELAGIMYDTLQNKIMPLADDILVYPAHGAGSSCGKNLGVEKYSTIGEEKQSNYALQQQTKETFIQTITADLEAAPKYFSVNAQLNKEGYEALESIKNKALQPLDINTFKNRFNSDAIILDTRPAAVFTQGFIPGSIFIGLEERFAEWAGSLLPFDKTMILVTEKGKEEETVVRLARVGFSKVEGYLDGGFDTWLNAGETIDLIIDIEPDELAMDIKHDKNLQVIDVRRETEYAVGHVKDALNLPLNDLTDLATIAAFEDNQNLYLHCGGGYRSVVACSLLKRQGVHNLRNVLGGWKAISEEKNIKTEKEASALN, encoded by the coding sequence ATGTTTATAAAACAATTATATACAGGCTGTATAAGTGAAGCGGCATATTATATTGAAAGTGATGGAGAGGCCGCTATCATTGATCCGTTAAGAGATACAGAGCAGTATATTGAATTAGCTAAAGAAAGGAATGCCACGATCAAATATATTTTTGAAACACATTTTCATGCAGATTTTGTCAGTGGACATTTAGATCTTCATCAAAAAACAGGTGCTCCAATTATTTACGGTCCAAATACAGTAACAAAATTTTCGGTACATATTGCTACTGATGGTGAAACTTTTACACTGGGTAAAATTTCATTAGAAGTATTACATACCCCGGGCCATACAATTGAAAGTTGTTGTTATTTATTACGGGACGAAAACAAAAAAGCTCATGCAATTTTTACAGGAGATACACTATTTGTAGGAGATGTAGGCAGACCTGATCTGAGCAGCGGAGATCTAAGTAAAGAAGAACTTGCAGGAATTATGTACGACACCTTACAAAATAAGATCATGCCATTGGCTGATGATATTTTGGTATACCCGGCTCATGGGGCAGGAAGTAGTTGCGGTAAAAATTTAGGCGTTGAAAAATACAGTACAATTGGCGAAGAAAAACAATCAAACTACGCTTTACAACAACAAACCAAAGAAACATTTATTCAAACCATAACAGCAGACCTGGAAGCTGCACCAAAATATTTTTCAGTGAACGCACAATTAAATAAAGAAGGATACGAAGCCCTTGAATCAATAAAAAATAAAGCTTTGCAACCATTAGATATCAATACATTTAAAAATAGATTCAATAGCGACGCAATTATTTTAGACACAAGGCCGGCCGCTGTTTTTACACAAGGCTTTATCCCCGGAAGCATTTTTATAGGTCTTGAAGAAAGATTTGCAGAATGGGCCGGCAGCCTATTGCCATTTGACAAAACAATGATCCTTGTTACTGAAAAAGGAAAAGAAGAAGAAACTGTTGTCAGATTAGCAAGAGTTGGTTTTAGTAAAGTAGAAGGATATCTTGATGGAGGATTTGATACATGGCTAAATGCAGGAGAAACAATTGACCTGATCATCGACATCGAACCTGATGAATTAGCTATGGATATCAAACATGACAAGAATTTACAGGTAATAGATGTACGAAGAGAAACAGAATATGCTGTAGGCCACGTTAAAGATGCACTTAATCTGCCGTTGAATGATTTAACGGATCTTGCCACCATAGCAGCTTTTGAAGATAATCAAAATCTATATCTGCATTGTGGCGGGGGCTACAGAAGTGTTGTTGCCTGCTCTTTGTTAAAAAGACAAGGTGTACACAATCTCAGAAATGTTCTGGGTGGTTGGAAAGCCATATCCGAAGAAAAAAATATCAAAACTGAAAAGGAAGCCAGTGCATTAAACTAA
- a CDS encoding ArsR/SmtB family transcription factor: protein MIANKIDYYNVKKAALTLRALNHKLRQQLIKLIDEEQKLTVTEIYVRLRLEQSVASQHLAILRKAGIVNTQREGKFIHYVINHKRIEEINEFVNQLIT, encoded by the coding sequence ATGATCGCTAACAAAATTGACTATTACAACGTCAAAAAAGCAGCTTTAACGCTGAGAGCACTTAACCACAAGTTACGCCAACAGTTAATCAAATTGATTGATGAAGAACAAAAACTTACCGTAACTGAAATTTATGTTCGTCTTAGATTGGAACAATCTGTTGCATCACAACATTTGGCTATTTTACGAAAAGCCGGTATTGTGAATACACAAAGAGAGGGTAAATTCATTCACTACGTTATCAACCACAAACGTATTGAAGAAATTAACGAATTTGTGAATCAACTGATTACCTAG